In the genome of Candoia aspera isolate rCanAsp1 chromosome 1, rCanAsp1.hap2, whole genome shotgun sequence, one region contains:
- the LOC134487460 gene encoding serine protease 57-like has translation MVATMKASFPPLVPLCAGLYFARGPLRTWVIGGKEVTPHSRPFMASIQRENKHICGGFLVRRRWVMTAAHCEIHKQPAFFRVILGAHSLKTPEASQQIFGIKNSIAHPLYDSATVQNDIRLVKLNRSAIFNSKVQRIKLPQADTDPCPGLLCHVLGWGVISNYGTVPTELMEANTTIVDRKACNESWQGHVFKGMVCAANTSPVLQGFCTGDSGGPLVCGRKVHGIISFNGKRCGDRWFPDVYTRIANYIPWIRFVLKTF, from the exons atggtggccacaatg AAGGCATCTTTTCCTCCCCTTGTGCCTCTTTGTGCAGGTCTTTACTTTGCCCGTGGGCCCTTGAGAACTTGGGTCATTGGGGGCAAGGAAGTGACACCCCATTCTCGGCCCTTTATGGCATCCATCCAGCGGGAGAACAAACATATCTGCGGAGGATTCTTGGTGAGACGGAGATGGGTGATGACAGCAGCTCATTGTGAAATTCACAA GCAGCCGGCTTTCTTCCGTGTCATCCTCGGTGCCCATTCGCTCAAGACTCCGGAGGCCTCACAGCAAATCTTTGGAATCAAGAACTCTATTGCTCACCCACTTTATGATAGTGCGACAGTGCAAAATGACATCCGTCTAGTCAAA TTGAACAGGTCAGCCATTTTCAACTCGAAGGTCCAGCGGATCAAGTTACCACAAGCTGACACCGATCCTTGCCCTGGGCTCCTATGCCATGTTCTTGGCTGGGGGGTAATCTCAAATTATGGGACCGTCCCCACAGAACTCATGGAAGCCAACACGACCATTGTGGACAGGAAGGCTTGCAACGAATCATGGCAAGGACACGTGTTCAAGGGTATGGTCTGCGCAGCCAACACCAGTCCCGTCCTGCAAGGTTTCTGTACG GGTGACTCGGGGGGGCCCTTAGTGTGTGGGAGAAAAGTTCACGGCATCATCTCCTTCAACGGAAAGAGATGTGGGGATCGGTGGTTTCCAGACGTCTACACCCGCATCGCCAACTACATCCCCTGGATCCGTTTCGTGCTGAAGACCTTTTGA